The following is a genomic window from Sphingobacterium spiritivorum.
GAGAAGCATCGTATGCGTTGAGCAGCCAGCTGAATGTAGGCAGGAAGTTCTTCCGGTCGGTATGTTCCCATTCGATGTCCATCAGCTGCATGCGCAGTTCATATGCCCATTCAATATCCTGATTATCATCTGCAAGCTGTATAGCCTGTAAAAAGTATTTGATCTTATCTTTATTTTTATCATCCAGGTAAGATGCTTTATTTAAGAGTTTTTGTATTTCTAATGTATAGATCATGCTGTTGTCTGCTAAATATTTAAAAAATTGTCAATGCCCATGACCAACATGTCATTAATGGCTTCGTTGAATAATGTCATCTCGGTATCACTGACCGGATATTTACCAAGAAGCAGTGATTGTACATACAGGATATGAACAATAGACCGGATCATATAATCGTCTTTCAGGGAGAGAAGATTAGCAATCAGCTTATTATTACCGTTAAGACACAATAAGGGTTTATTTTCATTCTTTTTGGCGGCGAATGAGCCTAAAATATCATTTAGCGGATTCGCTGCTGATTTTTTGACTGATGACGACTTGATTGCATCCGTTCCGGTGATATAAAGTGCCGGAATATCTTCCGGTGCATAAGCTTTTATCAGCACCTCACAGTTTTGAGGCTTCAGTACATCATTAGCCTTATCTATAAAGGTTACATAAGCTATTTCCTGCTCGGGTGATAAATCCCGGAAACGCGCCATGATATCTTGTGGTGTGATCTCCTTTACCTGAATGGATGTATCAATGTACTGTGCTTTTTTCAACAATTCTTCCTCAAAGGTATAGGCTGCATTGATCACCAGTATTCCCTGTGATTCTGCAATTCTGCGCATTTGCTTGAAATCATCAATGTTGGGTGTGTAATAAATACAATCCTGATAATTTTTGATATTCTTAAAGTTCCGGAATCCTTTATTTGTCTCAAAAGGCAGGTCATCGAGGAATACCCGGAGCATATCATTATCTTCTGCAGCTATAGCCTTGATATGCAGATAATGAGTATTGATCAGACCGTTGTATACCTTATTATCTATTGTACGTATATTCCGGAGGTAGTCTTTGATCGCTTCAGCTATTTCTTTTTGAGTTGCTTTCAGGCTTTCATTTGCCATTAATGATTCACGTGATGCTGTAGCCTGCAACTGATTGCTGTTGATAATACAACGGATGAAAAATGCCCATCGCGGTAACAGCCTGCAGTCGTCATCACTCAAAAACATTCTTTTGAGATACAATTTGTGTTGCTGCCGATTCGAAAACTGTGCTTTATGAGGCAGTATATAAGCTATAGCCTTTACTCCTCCGGAGGGAGCTTCGATACGGAAAGCATCAATAAAGTTGGTATGAAAGGTTTTCTTTCCTATTTCGAGCAATTCCTCTTTGCTGATATCATGTTCCATCCATTTTCCGGCAGCAGGATTGATCAGTAATTCCTGATCGCCTTCTATGCAGGTAATAGGAATAGGGAGCAGGTCCCCGTAGTAGCTGAGATTTTGTTCAAGAGAGGAAAAAGCAAAAAGATGCATCCATTCCTTTTTTGGTGTCAACAGCACGCGTGTTCCAATGGCTCTTGGTTCAGCGATATGTTCAATTTCGTAAGTTCCGTTTGCGTGTCCGGTCCAGCGAATTGCCTGTTCGCTCATAGCAGAGCGGGTTTCCAGCACGATCTCATTACTGACCACAAAACAAGAAAGGAGACCAATACCAAATTTTCCAATAAAATCCTGAGCATCGATGCTGTCCCTTTTGGAACTCT
Proteins encoded in this region:
- a CDS encoding HSP90 family protein, with protein sequence MEKKESYIFQVNLKGMISLLSEHLYSNPNTFVRELLQNAVDAITAFQNLDESHQGKITVRLEDKKMIFEDNGIGLTEAEIHKFIAVIGESSKRDSIDAQDFIGKFGIGLLSCFVVSNEIVLETRSAMSEQAIRWTGHANGTYEIEHIAEPRAIGTRVLLTPKKEWMHLFAFSSLEQNLSYYGDLLPIPITCIEGDQELLINPAAGKWMEHDISKEELLEIGKKTFHTNFIDAFRIEAPSGGVKAIAYILPHKAQFSNRQQHKLYLKRMFLSDDDCRLLPRWAFFIRCIINSNQLQATASRESLMANESLKATQKEIAEAIKDYLRNIRTIDNKVYNGLINTHYLHIKAIAAEDNDMLRVFLDDLPFETNKGFRNFKNIKNYQDCIYYTPNIDDFKQMRRIAESQGILVINAAYTFEEELLKKAQYIDTSIQVKEITPQDIMARFRDLSPEQEIAYVTFIDKANDVLKPQNCEVLIKAYAPEDIPALYITGTDAIKSSSVKKSAANPLNDILGSFAAKKNENKPLLCLNGNNKLIANLLSLKDDYMIRSIVHILYVQSLLLGKYPVSDTEMTLFNEAINDMLVMGIDNFLNI